Proteins co-encoded in one Natronorubrum daqingense genomic window:
- a CDS encoding MBL fold metallo-hydrolase: MSLTRCPVPVSTYAPTGTTNAYLIGRESAVLVDPAARTDELDRLVADRSVEHILATHTHPDHVGALQSYANETDATVWARYGRRERFADATGLEPDRTLQPGTTLSVDDERIRIVGAPGHAADHIALEVGCGGPILCGDCAIREGSVVVGAPDGDMRAYVSTLRRLWTMDPPTLHPGHGPVIDDPRATLERLLAHRRRRERTVNDAVESGANDLEEILERAYEKDLSGVRELARATVVAHLEKLDVEGRLEWDGERATARARSD; the protein is encoded by the coding sequence ATGTCGCTCACTCGCTGTCCGGTCCCGGTATCCACGTACGCGCCGACTGGAACGACGAACGCCTATCTAATCGGCCGTGAATCGGCAGTTCTCGTCGATCCGGCGGCGCGGACCGACGAACTCGATCGACTCGTCGCCGACCGGTCGGTCGAACACATTCTCGCTACGCACACCCATCCCGACCACGTCGGCGCACTCCAATCCTACGCGAACGAAACCGACGCGACCGTCTGGGCCAGGTACGGCCGACGGGAGCGATTCGCCGACGCGACCGGTCTCGAGCCCGATCGAACCCTCCAACCGGGAACGACCCTTTCCGTCGACGACGAGCGAATTCGAATCGTCGGAGCGCCCGGACACGCGGCCGACCACATCGCTCTCGAGGTCGGGTGCGGTGGCCCGATTCTCTGTGGCGACTGTGCGATACGCGAAGGCAGCGTCGTCGTCGGCGCACCCGACGGCGACATGCGCGCGTACGTCTCGACCCTTCGACGCCTCTGGACGATGGACCCGCCGACGCTTCACCCCGGTCACGGCCCCGTGATCGACGACCCTCGAGCCACCCTCGAGCGACTGCTCGCACACCGTCGACGCCGCGAACGAACGGTCAACGACGCGGTCGAATCCGGTGCCAACGATCTCGAGGAAATCCTCGAACGTGCGTACGAGAAAGACCTCTCGGGCGTCCGCGAACTCGCCCGCGCAACGGTCGTCGCTCACCTCGAGAAACTCGATGTGGAAGGGCGACTCGAGTGGGACGGCGAGCGAGCGACCGCTCGAGCGCGGAGCGACTGA